Proteins encoded within one genomic window of Zootoca vivipara chromosome 12, rZooViv1.1, whole genome shotgun sequence:
- the C12H9orf152 gene encoding uncharacterized protein C9orf152 homolog isoform X1, whose product MRFCISLWVLARLRMFGLKSTPVPAEQFLSLTLLSEVQDTLDVFEAKLIFQLIEISSSAPVTHLSKQRASDCSGQPTKMDVSMLEEQYDCLKQKQKLQTHIIVFKTGENETVPGESMVSAVLINKKMRKAKALKEHALVKEVSLELPCSENIQVSSPWRIHLEIHRLAHGEHQEVPLGAVQNSNEQVSTESEILSQKERVMTCEELLKGSEQSAGILSEQESLSPAETTDSSYSHLTSVTSPAWTHTQISVSKLAPTSSKLPYYPFPQKKTHKISEAARRLGLYVSQ is encoded by the exons ATGAGGTTTTGTATTTCACTGTGGGTTTTGGCAAGGCTTCGTATGTTTGGACTTAAGTCAACACCGGTTCCAGCTGAACAGTTCCTGTCATTAACTTTGCTTTCAGAGGTTCAGGACACACTGGATGTATTTGAAGCAAAGTTGATATTTCAGTTGATTGAAATCAGCAGCTCTGCACCAG TGACTCATCTATCAAAGCAACGAGCCTCAGACTGTTCCGGGCAGCCAACCAAGATGGACGTAAGCATGCTTGAAGAGCAATACGACTgtctaaaacagaagcaaaaactgCAGACACACATTATTGTGTTTAAAACAG GTGAGAATGAGACAGTCCCAGGGGAATCGATGGTCAGTGCTGTTTTAATTAACAAGAAAATGAGGAAAGCAAAAGCATTGAAAGAGCATGCTCTTGTCAAAGAGGTTAGTCTTGAATTGCCCTGCAGTGAAAATATACAAGTGAGTTCACCTTGGCGGATACATCTAGAGATCCACCGTCTTGCACATGGAGAACACCAGGAAGTTCCTTTGGGTGCTGTCCAAAACAGCAATGAACAGGTTAGCACTGAGAGCGAAATACTGTCTCAGAAGGAGAGAGTGATGACATGCGAAGAATTATTAAAAGGAAGTGAACAATCTGCTGGAATACTCAGCGAACAGGAAAGTTTGAGCCCTGCTGAAACGACAGACAGTTCTTATTCACATTTGACCTCTGTTACTTCACCAGCTTGGACACACACTCAAATTTCAGTCTCAAAATTGGCACCGACATCTAGTAAGCTACCCTACTACCCTTTCCCTCAGAAGAAAACTCACAAGATCTCTGAAGCTGCAAGAAGACTTGGATTGTATGTTTCACAGTGA
- the C12H9orf152 gene encoding uncharacterized protein C9orf152 homolog isoform X2 produces MVKAYKYMGGIFLVTHLSKQRASDCSGQPTKMDVSMLEEQYDCLKQKQKLQTHIIVFKTGENETVPGESMVSAVLINKKMRKAKALKEHALVKEVSLELPCSENIQVSSPWRIHLEIHRLAHGEHQEVPLGAVQNSNEQVSTESEILSQKERVMTCEELLKGSEQSAGILSEQESLSPAETTDSSYSHLTSVTSPAWTHTQISVSKLAPTSSKLPYYPFPQKKTHKISEAARRLGLYVSQ; encoded by the exons ATGGTGAAGGCTTATAAATATATGGGTGGTATTTTCTTAGTGACTCATCTATCAAAGCAACGAGCCTCAGACTGTTCCGGGCAGCCAACCAAGATGGACGTAAGCATGCTTGAAGAGCAATACGACTgtctaaaacagaagcaaaaactgCAGACACACATTATTGTGTTTAAAACAG GTGAGAATGAGACAGTCCCAGGGGAATCGATGGTCAGTGCTGTTTTAATTAACAAGAAAATGAGGAAAGCAAAAGCATTGAAAGAGCATGCTCTTGTCAAAGAGGTTAGTCTTGAATTGCCCTGCAGTGAAAATATACAAGTGAGTTCACCTTGGCGGATACATCTAGAGATCCACCGTCTTGCACATGGAGAACACCAGGAAGTTCCTTTGGGTGCTGTCCAAAACAGCAATGAACAGGTTAGCACTGAGAGCGAAATACTGTCTCAGAAGGAGAGAGTGATGACATGCGAAGAATTATTAAAAGGAAGTGAACAATCTGCTGGAATACTCAGCGAACAGGAAAGTTTGAGCCCTGCTGAAACGACAGACAGTTCTTATTCACATTTGACCTCTGTTACTTCACCAGCTTGGACACACACTCAAATTTCAGTCTCAAAATTGGCACCGACATCTAGTAAGCTACCCTACTACCCTTTCCCTCAGAAGAAAACTCACAAGATCTCTGAAGCTGCAAGAAGACTTGGATTGTATGTTTCACAGTGA